In the genome of cyanobacterium endosymbiont of Braarudosphaera bigelowii, one region contains:
- a CDS encoding photosystem I assembly protein Ycf3 gives MPRTQRNDNFIDKSFTVMADIIFKILPANKKAKEAFAYYRDGMSAQADGEYAEALDNYNEALKLEENDNDRSYILYNIGIIYASNGEHAKALDYYKQAINLNPQMPSALNNIAVIYHYQGERSKTEGNESNAENLFDKAAEYWKQAIRIAPNNYIEAQNWLKITGRSEIDVFF, from the coding sequence ATGCCCAGAACTCAGCGCAATGACAATTTCATCGATAAAAGTTTTACTGTAATGGCAGATATTATATTTAAGATTTTACCTGCCAATAAAAAGGCAAAGGAAGCTTTTGCCTATTATAGAGATGGTATGTCAGCTCAAGCAGATGGAGAGTATGCTGAGGCTCTAGACAACTATAATGAAGCACTAAAGCTAGAGGAAAATGATAATGATCGTAGTTACATTCTTTATAATATTGGTATTATTTATGCTAGTAACGGAGAACATGCAAAAGCTTTAGATTATTATAAGCAAGCTATTAACTTAAACCCTCAAATGCCATCAGCCTTAAATAATATTGCAGTAATTTATCATTACCAAGGTGAAAGATCTAAAACTGAAGGTAATGAAAGTAATGCCGAAAATCTTTTTGATAAAGCTGCTGAATACTGGAAACAAGCAATACGAATTGCTCCGAATAATTATATAGAAGCCCAAAATTGGTTAAAAATTACAGGACGCTCTGAAATAGACGTTTTTTTCTAA
- the gatC gene encoding Asp-tRNA(Asn)/Glu-tRNA(Gln) amidotransferase subunit GatC, protein MLSHQQVRKIAHLARLDIDLKEEEKFASQLGDVIKHFRILDELETEEIIPTIRVIELKNITRNDTSQLCTNRDLLMEEAPSREGEFFKVPKILNNNE, encoded by the coding sequence ATGTTAAGTCATCAACAAGTCCGTAAAATTGCTCATTTAGCTCGCTTAGATATTGATCTTAAAGAAGAAGAAAAGTTTGCTAGTCAATTAGGAGATGTTATAAAACACTTTCGAATATTAGATGAGTTAGAGACTGAGGAAATAATTCCAACCATACGTGTTATTGAGTTGAAAAATATTACTCGTAATGATACATCACAACTTTGTACAAACAGAGATCTTTTGATGGAAGAAGCTCCAAGTAGGGAAGGAGAATTTTTTAAGGTCCCAAAAATTCTTAATAATAATGAATAA
- a CDS encoding Rne/Rng family ribonuclease produces the protein MPKQIIITEQHHIAAVFWEDQIQELVVATGNQQVSDIFLGVVENIIPGIDAAFVNIGDAERNGFIHVTDLGPLRLKRSAGGIIELLTPQQKVLVQVMKEPTGNKGPRLTGNVSLPGRYLVLMPNGKGVNLSRRICNDDERSRLRALAILIKPAGMGLLVRTEAEGKAEEAIMEDLEFLQRQWESVQVQATSTRAPSLLNRDDDFIQRVLRDIYSADVNRIVVDSTSGVKRVKHHLMNWSSGRPPEGVLIDHHQESLQILDYFRVNAAIREALKPRVDLPSGGYIIIEPTEALTVVDVNSGSFTRSATSRETVLWTNSEAATEIARQLRLRNIGGVIIVDFIDMDSRRDQLKLLEHFNNALKEDKARPQIAQLSELGLVELTRKRQGKNIYELFGQPCSSCGGLGHLASLPGEPQLVPLELASSSASQSFFNKPTESNEQSLESSYEDDNSSELELLFHPSYQEQNGNTTNNRRRRRRQSPNLVVKEDPVAKIVNNLSNKEVEDDNEPILESRREPLPRHLVREENTIEKVSVEMTSLEQDIYALMGISPLVRLDRKFKDPKSVLVTVKLPEENKIKSSLKSQKTTFKSLDKSTKLSEKVSEDQITIDLSQANNLLMMESLNDDDIDTLQADGNKPLIRRRRRRSSAKDIENIDY, from the coding sequence ATGCCTAAGCAAATTATTATTACAGAACAACACCATATTGCTGCCGTATTTTGGGAAGATCAAATACAAGAACTAGTAGTTGCTACCGGTAATCAGCAGGTAAGCGATATTTTTTTAGGAGTGGTTGAAAATATCATTCCAGGCATTGATGCTGCATTTGTTAATATTGGAGATGCAGAACGCAATGGTTTTATACATGTAACAGATCTAGGACCTTTACGTCTAAAACGAAGTGCTGGAGGAATTATAGAGTTATTAACACCACAACAAAAAGTTCTAGTTCAGGTTATGAAAGAACCTACTGGCAATAAAGGCCCTAGACTCACTGGGAATGTAAGTCTTCCTGGTCGATATTTAGTTCTTATGCCTAATGGAAAAGGTGTTAATCTGTCTCGACGTATTTGCAATGATGATGAACGCAGCCGTCTTCGTGCTTTAGCTATTTTGATTAAACCTGCTGGCATGGGCTTATTAGTTCGTACTGAAGCAGAGGGAAAGGCTGAAGAAGCAATTATGGAAGACTTAGAGTTTTTGCAGAGACAATGGGAATCTGTTCAAGTTCAAGCTACATCTACTCGTGCTCCATCGTTACTAAATCGTGATGATGATTTTATCCAAAGAGTATTAAGAGACATCTATAGCGCTGATGTTAATAGGATTGTAGTAGATAGTACTTCAGGCGTAAAAAGGGTTAAACATCATTTAATGAATTGGAGTAGTGGAAGACCGCCTGAAGGAGTTCTAATTGATCACCATCAAGAATCTCTACAAATTTTAGATTATTTTCGTGTCAATGCAGCAATTAGAGAAGCATTAAAGCCTAGAGTAGATTTACCTTCAGGTGGTTATATTATTATTGAACCGACAGAAGCGCTTACAGTTGTTGATGTTAATTCAGGATCTTTTACTCGTTCAGCAACTTCAAGAGAAACGGTCTTATGGACTAATAGCGAAGCTGCTACTGAAATTGCTCGTCAGTTACGCTTACGTAACATTGGAGGAGTAATCATTGTAGATTTTATAGATATGGATTCACGTCGTGATCAGTTAAAATTACTTGAGCATTTTAATAATGCACTAAAAGAAGATAAAGCGAGGCCACAAATCGCTCAACTATCTGAGCTAGGGCTAGTTGAATTAACACGTAAACGACAAGGTAAAAATATATATGAGCTATTTGGACAACCTTGTTCTAGTTGTGGGGGTTTAGGACACTTAGCGTCCTTACCAGGAGAGCCACAACTTGTGCCACTTGAACTAGCCTCATCTTCCGCGTCTCAATCATTTTTTAATAAACCTACTGAATCTAATGAGCAATCTTTGGAATCTTCATATGAAGATGATAATAGTAGTGAGTTAGAACTTTTGTTTCATCCTAGCTATCAAGAACAAAATGGTAATACTACGAATAATCGTCGTCGTCGTCGTCGTCAATCTCCTAATTTAGTTGTTAAGGAAGATCCTGTTGCGAAAATAGTTAATAATTTAAGCAACAAAGAAGTAGAAGATGATAATGAACCAATACTAGAATCGCGCAGGGAACCCTTACCTCGTCATTTAGTAAGAGAGGAAAATACTATAGAAAAGGTTTCTGTAGAAATGACTTCTCTTGAACAAGATATTTATGCACTAATGGGTATTTCTCCACTAGTTCGTCTTGATCGTAAATTTAAAGATCCTAAATCTGTATTGGTTACAGTAAAATTGCCCGAAGAAAATAAAATAAAATCAAGTTTAAAATCACAAAAAACTACTTTTAAATCTTTAGACAAAAGCACAAAACTATCGGAAAAAGTTTCAGAGGATCAGATAACCATTGATTTATCACAAGCAAACAACCTTCTGATGATGGAATCACTTAATGATGATGATATTGATACATTGCAAGCCGATGGAAATAAACCTCTAATTCGTCGTCGTCGTCGTCGTTCATCTGCAAAAGATATAGAAAATATTGATTATTAA
- a CDS encoding DUF751 domain-containing protein, with translation MQDLLRNLSCYPRYFIGFLLNIFLSFFSWTKLLPQNYLTKILIFGITLSAFSLLYLTLLGMLGVPLK, from the coding sequence ATGCAAGATTTATTAAGAAATTTATCATGTTACCCTCGTTATTTTATTGGTTTTTTATTAAATATATTTCTATCTTTTTTTAGTTGGACTAAACTCTTACCTCAAAATTATTTAACTAAAATTTTAATATTTGGAATTACACTTAGTGCCTTTTCTTTGCTCTATCTCACTTTATTGGGAATGTTAGGGGTTCCTTTGAAATAA
- a CDS encoding carbohydrate ABC transporter permease, with protein MKNRKLELISGNIFTYLLLIIIAILTLFPLIWLFGTAFKPSTDDISTTLTSWLPSQPTWQNFIIVWQNYPFGKYLYNSFLIAFLTVCLNLILCSLAAYPLARINFLGKNTIWAFIISTIMIPSQIIMIPLFILAVNLKLRNTYLGAILPNLVSTFGIFFLRQAFKEVPKELEEAAKIDGCSEFDIWWHIMIPAVRPALVTLAFFIFIGSWSDFLWPLIVLDNLDYYTLPLGIAKLANSLDLDWRLISAGSIISIIPVILLFILVQQYIIPTESGSGVKG; from the coding sequence ATGAAAAATAGAAAGCTTGAATTAATTTCTGGAAATATTTTCACGTATTTATTGCTAATAATAATTGCAATCTTAACTCTTTTCCCTTTAATATGGCTTTTCGGGACTGCTTTTAAACCTTCAACAGATGATATATCAACTACTTTAACGTCTTGGTTGCCTAGCCAACCAACTTGGCAAAATTTTATAATTGTTTGGCAAAATTATCCTTTTGGAAAATATTTATATAATAGTTTTTTGATAGCTTTTTTAACTGTATGTTTAAATCTTATTCTATGTTCTCTTGCCGCATATCCCTTAGCTAGAATCAATTTTTTAGGGAAGAATACGATATGGGCTTTCATAATTTCCACCATTATGATCCCATCACAAATTATTATGATACCTCTATTTATCTTAGCAGTAAATTTAAAGCTTCGTAATACTTACTTAGGAGCTATTCTGCCTAATTTAGTGTCAACTTTTGGCATTTTCTTTTTAAGGCAAGCATTTAAAGAAGTTCCTAAAGAGCTAGAAGAGGCAGCTAAAATAGATGGCTGTTCTGAATTTGATATATGGTGGCATATTATGATTCCTGCTGTTCGTCCAGCCTTAGTTACATTAGCATTCTTTATTTTTATTGGATCATGGAGTGACTTTTTATGGCCCCTAATTGTTTTAGATAACCTTGATTATTACACTTTACCATTAGGAATTGCTAAACTAGCTAATTCTTTAGATCTAGATTGGCGTCTTATCTCTGCTGGATCAATTATTTCTATAATTCCAGTCATTCTTTTGTTTATATTAGTGCAACAATATATTATTCCTACTGAGTCAGGAAGTGGAGTTAAAGGCTAA
- the ileS gene encoding isoleucine--tRNA ligase — protein sequence MTEQKNYKNTVNLPQTNFNMRANAVSREPELQQFWTKHKVYEELSEENPEELFILHDGPPYANGSLHMGHALNKILKDFINKYKLLKGNKISYTPGWDCHGLPIELKVLQSISSKERQNLSPLQLRYKAREFALKTQEKQAESFQRLGVWGDWHKPYLTMIPEYEAAQIGVFWNMFKKGYIYRGLKPVHWSPSSQTALAEAELEYPEGHVSRSIYTAFPIIHASEEIENILQNFLPSLGAVIWTTTPWTIPANLAVAVNPDIKYSVVEQTTNLCKYRYLVVAEDLVDKLSQMFETSLKVRATFLGSMLENTTYRHSLFDRECKIVIGGDYINTSSGTGLVHTAPGHGQEDYLVGQRYGLEILSPVDNKGVFTEEAGPFAGLNVLKDANEVIISKLKEEKVLIKEELYEHKYPYDWRTKKPTIFRATEQWFASVEGFRTYAIDAIKTVNWIPSQGINRITSMVNDRSDWCISRQRSWGVPIPVFYDQETNEVLLTQETIEHIQKIIAERGTDAWWEMSVKELLPEGKRQDHHRYRKGTDTMDVWFDSGSSWASVIKQNSKSKYPVDMYLEGSDQHRGWFQSSLLTSVAVNGVAPYKTVLTHGFVLDQKGRKMSKSLGNVISPDLIINGGNNKKKEPAYGADVLRLWVSSVDYSSDVLVGETIIKQVSDVYRKIRNTARFLLGNLHDFEPKKHTVSYAELPELDRYMLNRIAEVSKEVTDAFETYHFSNFYQAIQNFCIVDLSNFYLDIAKDRLYISSPNSFRRRSCQTVLFLAIESLSKMIAPVLCHMAEDIWQFLPYESSNNSVFEGGWVREMEELNQIELKTFWMNLRMIRNDINNVLELARQKKVIGSSLDAKIILHIKDSNFKQQLMKFDSQYTSLKDNYVDELRYFFLVSQVELVENLDQIESLEYQSESELFHIGVVKAEGEKCDRCWNYSTTVGSFIDDPTICDRCHSALSGRF from the coding sequence GTGACAGAACAAAAAAATTATAAAAATACAGTAAACTTGCCTCAGACTAATTTTAATATGCGAGCTAATGCTGTATCTAGAGAGCCAGAATTACAGCAGTTTTGGACAAAGCATAAAGTCTATGAAGAGTTATCTGAAGAAAATCCAGAAGAGTTATTTATTCTTCATGATGGACCTCCATATGCTAATGGTTCTTTGCATATGGGACATGCGTTGAATAAAATTTTAAAAGATTTTATCAACAAATATAAATTATTGAAGGGAAATAAGATAAGTTATACCCCTGGGTGGGATTGCCATGGACTCCCAATTGAATTAAAAGTTTTACAAAGTATTAGTTCAAAGGAAAGGCAAAATTTAAGTCCTCTCCAGTTAAGATATAAAGCTCGAGAATTTGCTCTCAAAACTCAAGAAAAACAAGCTGAAAGCTTTCAAAGACTTGGAGTGTGGGGAGATTGGCATAAGCCTTACTTAACAATGATTCCTGAATATGAAGCAGCGCAAATTGGTGTATTTTGGAATATGTTTAAGAAAGGATATATTTATCGAGGTCTTAAACCTGTTCATTGGAGCCCAAGTTCACAAACTGCTTTGGCAGAAGCAGAATTAGAATATCCAGAAGGCCATGTTTCCCGTAGTATTTATACTGCCTTTCCTATTATTCATGCTTCGGAAGAGATAGAAAATATTCTACAAAATTTCTTGCCAAGTTTAGGAGCCGTAATTTGGACTACAACTCCTTGGACAATTCCTGCTAATTTGGCAGTAGCCGTCAATCCAGATATTAAATATTCAGTAGTAGAACAAACTACCAATCTTTGTAAATATCGATATTTAGTAGTAGCTGAAGATTTAGTTGATAAACTGTCACAAATGTTTGAAACTTCTTTAAAGGTTCGGGCAACTTTTTTAGGCAGTATGCTAGAAAATACAACTTATAGACATTCCCTGTTTGATCGAGAGTGTAAAATTGTGATTGGTGGTGATTATATTAATACTAGTTCCGGTACTGGGTTAGTTCATACTGCTCCGGGACATGGACAAGAAGACTATTTAGTCGGACAAAGGTACGGATTAGAAATACTATCTCCTGTAGATAACAAAGGAGTTTTTACAGAAGAAGCAGGACCATTTGCAGGATTAAATGTTCTTAAAGATGCTAATGAGGTGATTATTAGTAAACTTAAGGAAGAAAAAGTTCTCATAAAAGAAGAACTTTATGAGCATAAATATCCATATGACTGGAGAACTAAAAAACCAACTATTTTTCGTGCAACAGAACAATGGTTTGCTTCAGTTGAAGGTTTTAGGACATATGCTATAGATGCTATAAAAACTGTGAATTGGATTCCATCTCAAGGTATAAATCGTATTACTTCAATGGTCAATGATCGTTCAGATTGGTGTATCTCTCGACAAAGAAGCTGGGGAGTTCCTATTCCAGTTTTTTATGATCAAGAGACCAATGAAGTTTTATTGACGCAAGAAACAATTGAACATATACAAAAGATAATTGCTGAAAGAGGAACTGATGCTTGGTGGGAGATGTCCGTCAAAGAGTTACTTCCAGAAGGGAAAAGACAAGATCATCATCGTTACCGAAAAGGGACTGACACTATGGATGTCTGGTTCGATTCAGGTTCTTCATGGGCATCTGTAATTAAACAAAACTCTAAATCAAAATATCCTGTTGATATGTATTTAGAAGGTTCAGATCAACATAGAGGATGGTTTCAATCTAGTCTCTTAACTAGTGTTGCTGTAAATGGAGTTGCTCCATATAAAACAGTATTAACTCATGGTTTTGTTTTAGATCAAAAAGGAAGAAAAATGAGTAAATCATTAGGCAATGTAATAAGTCCTGATCTGATAATCAATGGAGGAAATAATAAGAAAAAAGAACCTGCTTATGGAGCTGATGTCTTAAGATTATGGGTATCATCAGTTGATTATTCTTCAGATGTTCTTGTTGGAGAGACAATCATCAAGCAAGTTTCAGACGTTTACAGAAAAATTAGAAATACTGCACGTTTTTTGTTGGGGAATTTACATGATTTTGAACCGAAGAAACATACAGTTTCTTATGCGGAACTACCAGAACTAGATCGTTATATGTTAAATCGTATTGCTGAAGTTTCTAAAGAAGTAACTGATGCGTTTGAAACTTATCATTTTTCTAATTTTTATCAAGCAATTCAAAATTTTTGCATTGTAGACTTATCTAATTTTTATCTTGATATAGCTAAGGATAGATTATATATATCTTCTCCTAACTCATTTCGTCGTCGCAGTTGTCAAACAGTTTTATTCTTAGCTATTGAAAGTTTGTCAAAAATGATTGCTCCTGTACTATGTCATATGGCCGAGGATATTTGGCAATTTTTACCTTACGAATCCTCCAATAATTCTGTTTTTGAAGGTGGATGGGTTAGAGAGATGGAAGAATTAAACCAAATAGAACTGAAAACCTTTTGGATGAATTTACGAATGATTAGAAATGATATTAATAATGTTTTAGAGTTGGCTCGGCAGAAAAAAGTTATTGGCTCTTCTTTAGATGCAAAAATAATACTTCACATCAAAGATTCGAACTTTAAGCAACAATTAATGAAATTTGATTCTCAGTACACTTCATTAAAAGATAATTATGTAGACGAACTTCGTTATTTCTTTTTAGTTTCCCAAGTAGAATTAGTAGAAAATTTAGATCAAATTGAATCTCTTGAATATCAGAGTGAGTCAGAATTATTCCATATTGGTGTAGTTAAAGCAGAAGGAGAGAAATGTGATCGCTGTTGGAACTATTCGACAACGGTTGGTAGTTTTATTGACGATCCTACAATTTGTGATAGATGTCACTCTGCATTATCAGGAAGATTTTAA
- a CDS encoding ABC transporter ATP-binding protein: MAKLRLKNLKKEYEINKGKILIVVNGITDIEVRDGEFLTLLGPSGCGKSTLLRLIAGLETPTQGEIFIGEKNVTNISAGDRNIAMVFQSYALYPHMTARENIATALKIRKLSEKEIEQRIQKAAKQLKLQEGKDCLLEKPGKLSGGQRQRIALARALVRNPDIFLLDEPLSNLDALLREQVRAELKQIFIEQNKPVVYVTHDQTEAMTLSDKVAVLFGGEVQQLASPRQIYRRPANQFVAGFVGSPQMNLLELCCQGNNAILGDFVIPLSYLDSQYIWEINGKSKWPKYVVLGIRPEDIYQSNSLSKCLTISGEIKLVEELGKESLISVQIKGSKLIIRALIKNQGQLNIGNNIYLNFYDHNIHWFYWDGIKHQFDGKFLLPHHRRYRLNE; this comes from the coding sequence ATGGCGAAGCTAAGATTAAAAAACTTAAAAAAAGAATATGAAATTAATAAAGGCAAAATCCTCATAGTCGTTAATGGAATAACGGATATAGAGGTGAGAGATGGAGAATTTTTAACATTATTAGGGCCTTCTGGTTGTGGAAAGTCAACTCTTCTAAGATTAATTGCAGGATTAGAAACGCCAACACAAGGAGAAATATTTATTGGAGAAAAAAATGTAACCAATATCTCAGCTGGTGATCGTAATATAGCGATGGTATTTCAGAGTTACGCTCTTTATCCTCATATGACAGCAAGAGAAAATATTGCTACTGCTTTAAAAATTCGTAAACTTTCCGAAAAAGAAATTGAACAGCGCATTCAAAAAGCAGCAAAGCAATTAAAATTACAAGAAGGTAAAGATTGTCTACTAGAAAAACCAGGCAAACTTTCGGGAGGACAAAGGCAAAGAATAGCATTAGCTCGTGCACTAGTTAGAAATCCAGATATTTTTTTACTTGATGAACCTTTAAGTAATTTAGATGCACTTTTGAGAGAACAGGTAAGAGCTGAGCTTAAACAAATATTTATAGAGCAGAATAAACCAGTTGTATATGTTACCCATGATCAGACTGAGGCTATGACTTTGTCTGATAAAGTTGCAGTATTATTTGGTGGTGAAGTACAGCAATTAGCTTCCCCTAGGCAAATTTATCGGCGTCCAGCTAATCAATTTGTAGCAGGCTTTGTTGGAAGTCCCCAAATGAATTTATTAGAGTTATGTTGTCAGGGAAATAATGCAATATTAGGTGACTTTGTGATTCCTTTAAGTTATCTTGATTCTCAATATATATGGGAAATAAATGGGAAAAGTAAATGGCCTAAGTACGTTGTGTTAGGTATTCGTCCCGAAGATATTTATCAATCTAATTCATTAAGTAAATGTCTCACAATTAGTGGAGAAATTAAATTAGTTGAAGAATTAGGAAAAGAAAGTTTAATTAGCGTTCAAATTAAAGGATCAAAATTAATAATTAGAGCACTAATTAAAAATCAAGGACAATTAAATATAGGTAATAATATTTACTTAAATTTCTATGATCATAATATTCATTGGTTTTATTGGGATGGAATAAAACATCAATTTGATGGGAAATTTCTACTTCCTCACCATAGACGTTATAGACTTAATGAATAA